Proteins encoded together in one Halalkaliarchaeum sp. AArc-CO window:
- a CDS encoding lysylphosphatidylglycerol synthase transmembrane domain-containing protein, whose amino-acid sequence MKRKIALWVIGFATLIGLLWIAGWSEVRTVLGRFSPGMLLGLLALQLVTLGLIAYQWHYVLRRAEIPLPFSEVLAVNLAGGFVESVTPSSKLGGEAAKVYLFRRLTGAGYDEVSSALVVHKYVSLVPFFLLCVGIAGFAGIRTDVTVSTTASLGLLVVALSATVLTVALHRGSTADLPVGRSPLSGSRVRSTVGTMERLLPRRIRRSIDGATGFLRRALSNAGSLLTAADRRWLFLVSFFVWGLYPVKIHLVALMLGIDVGFEVAAVGTILAYLVSIAPLSPGGTGTFEGTLAVIFLAGGATFSEGFTVAILSRVVVFWFPLLLSAAAAAWLVSSDHRLSPDGLELPVGTARFRE is encoded by the coding sequence ATGAAGCGGAAGATCGCGCTGTGGGTGATCGGATTTGCGACCCTGATCGGGTTGCTGTGGATCGCAGGATGGTCGGAGGTCCGGACTGTACTGGGCAGGTTCTCTCCCGGGATGCTTCTCGGGCTCCTCGCGTTGCAACTCGTCACACTCGGGCTCATCGCCTACCAGTGGCACTACGTGCTCCGGCGCGCGGAGATCCCGCTTCCGTTTTCCGAGGTCCTCGCCGTGAACCTCGCTGGGGGGTTCGTCGAGAGCGTTACTCCCTCCTCGAAACTCGGCGGCGAAGCCGCGAAAGTGTACCTGTTCCGTCGGCTGACCGGCGCCGGATACGACGAGGTTTCCTCGGCGTTGGTGGTGCACAAGTACGTCTCACTGGTTCCGTTCTTCCTGTTGTGTGTGGGGATTGCCGGTTTCGCCGGGATACGGACGGACGTGACGGTTTCTACGACCGCCTCGCTGGGACTGCTGGTCGTTGCGTTGTCGGCGACGGTGTTGACTGTCGCCCTCCATCGAGGATCGACGGCCGATCTGCCGGTCGGACGTTCGCCACTGTCTGGATCGCGGGTCAGGTCGACCGTGGGAACGATGGAACGTCTGCTCCCTCGGCGGATACGGCGATCGATCGATGGAGCGACGGGATTTCTTCGGCGGGCCCTTTCGAATGCCGGATCCCTGCTGACCGCTGCCGATCGTCGGTGGCTGTTTCTGGTCTCGTTTTTCGTCTGGGGACTGTACCCAGTCAAAATACATCTGGTGGCGCTGATGCTGGGGATCGACGTCGGGTTCGAGGTCGCGGCAGTTGGGACGATTCTCGCGTATCTCGTCAGTATCGCACCGCTTTCTCCCGGTGGGACCGGAACGTTCGAAGGGACACTGGCGGTGATCTTTCTGGCTGGGGGTGCCACGTTTTCGGAAGGGTTCACAGTCGCGATACTCTCGCGTGTCGTCGTGTTCTGGTTTCCGCTTTTGTTGTCTGCAGCGGCGGCGGCGTGGCTGGTGTCCTCGGATCACCGGCTCTCACCGGATGGACTGGAACT